Proteins from one Streptosporangium becharense genomic window:
- the nrfD gene encoding NrfD/PsrC family molybdoenzyme membrane anchor subunit: MVPEAEFRSYYGQPIIKSPVWHEPHMPAYLYLGGLSGAASTMAAMARLTGYDHLARTAGATAALGATAGAGFLVAELGRPERFLNMLRVFKPTSPMSMGSWLLAVHSGLAALAAAPAVTAGLPRVPMVTTAFPRVPAVATAFPRVPAVVAVLPAAGDAAVAATAVTGPLMATYTAVLLADTAVPAWHEARRELPFVFAGSALAAAGAAGMLTTPRAEAAPARAAAALGAAVETVAGTVMEHRLGLVGEPYRQGKAGRRMRAARALTVAGGLLAVVAGRHRVLTALSGLALTAGSLFTRFAVLEAGRASATDPRYTVVPQRRRLEAGEHASVPEPARSWP, from the coding sequence ATGGTGCCGGAGGCGGAGTTCCGCTCCTACTACGGGCAGCCGATCATCAAGTCACCTGTCTGGCACGAACCCCACATGCCCGCCTACCTCTACCTCGGCGGGCTGTCCGGGGCCGCCTCGACGATGGCCGCCATGGCCCGGCTCACCGGGTACGACCACCTGGCGCGCACCGCCGGGGCCACGGCTGCGCTCGGCGCGACCGCCGGCGCGGGTTTCCTCGTCGCCGAACTCGGCAGGCCGGAACGCTTCCTCAACATGCTCCGCGTGTTCAAGCCCACCTCCCCGATGAGCATGGGCTCCTGGCTGCTGGCCGTGCACAGCGGCCTGGCCGCCCTCGCCGCCGCCCCGGCGGTCACCGCCGGGCTCCCGCGTGTCCCCATGGTCACCACCGCGTTCCCCCGTGTTCCCGCGGTCGCCACTGCGTTCCCGCGTGTTCCCGCGGTCGTCGCCGTGCTGCCCGCCGCCGGGGACGCGGCGGTCGCCGCCACGGCGGTGACCGGCCCGCTGATGGCGACCTACACCGCCGTGCTCCTGGCCGACACCGCGGTGCCCGCCTGGCACGAGGCCCGCCGCGAGCTGCCGTTCGTGTTCGCCGGGAGCGCGCTGGCCGCGGCGGGCGCCGCCGGGATGCTGACCACGCCCCGCGCCGAGGCCGCCCCGGCCCGCGCCGCCGCCGCGCTGGGGGCGGCCGTGGAGACGGTCGCGGGCACGGTGATGGAACACCGGCTCGGCCTCGTCGGTGAGCCGTACCGGCAGGGGAAGGCGGGCCGCCGGATGCGCGCGGCCCGCGCGCTGACGGTGGCCGGTGGCCTGCTCGCCGTGGTCGCCGGCCGCCACCGCGTGCTCACCGCGCTGTCCGGCCTCGCGCTGACCGCCGGTTCCCTGTTCACCCGCTTCGCCGTCCTGGAGGCGGGCCGGGCCTCGGCCACCGACCCCAGGTACACGGTGGTGCCCCAGCGGCGGCGCCTGGAAGCGGGCGAGCACGCGTCCGTCCCGGAGCCGGCCCGCTCGTGGCCGTAG
- the selD gene encoding selenide, water dikinase SelD — MTGPGTSATSEAAGRDVIRMTRYAHGGGCACKIPPGELEAMVTGLLPGPGPDDLPGSSPDGPPGSSPDGPPPGHDPDGRYAFPSPAGELVVGLDDGDDAAVVRIEGGRAVVATADFFTPVVDDPYDWGRIAAANALSDVYAVGGEPLVAVNLLGWPREKLPMELAREVLRGGLDVARAAACHVAGGHSVDDPEPKYGMAVTGLADPDRLLRIGGGRPGLPISLTKPLGVGVLNTRHKATGEVFPQAVAVMTTLNREASRAALAAGAGCATDVTGFGFLGHLYKLARASRVTAVVDAAAVPYLEGAREAVRDGYVSGGTRRNLAWVGPHLDTGCLGEEELLLLADAQTSGGLLVAGEVPGAPIVGELVPFDGLALRLR; from the coding sequence ATGACAGGGCCGGGCACCTCGGCGACCTCCGAGGCGGCGGGACGGGATGTGATCCGGATGACCCGGTACGCGCACGGGGGCGGCTGCGCCTGCAAGATCCCACCCGGTGAGCTGGAGGCCATGGTCACGGGCCTACTGCCCGGTCCCGGCCCGGATGACCTACCCGGTTCCAGCCCGGACGGGCCACCCGGTTCCAGCCCGGACGGGCCGCCGCCCGGTCATGACCCGGACGGGCGGTACGCGTTCCCTTCCCCCGCCGGGGAACTGGTCGTCGGCCTGGACGACGGGGACGACGCCGCAGTGGTCCGCATCGAGGGCGGCCGGGCGGTCGTGGCCACCGCCGACTTCTTCACGCCCGTGGTGGACGACCCCTACGACTGGGGGCGGATCGCGGCGGCCAACGCCCTGTCGGACGTCTACGCGGTGGGCGGGGAGCCGCTGGTCGCGGTCAACCTGCTCGGCTGGCCCCGGGAGAAGCTGCCGATGGAACTGGCCCGGGAGGTGCTGCGCGGCGGCCTGGACGTGGCGCGGGCCGCCGCCTGCCACGTCGCGGGCGGGCACAGCGTCGACGATCCGGAGCCGAAGTACGGCATGGCCGTCACCGGACTGGCCGATCCCGACCGGCTGCTGCGCATCGGCGGCGGGCGGCCCGGACTGCCGATCTCGCTGACCAAGCCGCTCGGCGTCGGCGTGCTCAACACCCGGCACAAGGCCACCGGGGAGGTCTTCCCGCAGGCGGTGGCCGTGATGACCACGCTGAACCGTGAAGCCTCGCGGGCGGCGCTCGCCGCGGGCGCCGGGTGCGCCACGGACGTGACCGGGTTCGGGTTCCTCGGCCACCTCTACAAGCTGGCCAGGGCGAGCCGCGTCACGGCGGTGGTCGACGCGGCGGCCGTGCCGTACCTGGAGGGGGCCCGCGAGGCCGTGCGGGACGGCTACGTCAGCGGCGGCACCCGGCGCAACCTGGCCTGGGTCGGGCCGCACCTCGACACCGGGTGCCTCGGCGAGGAGGAGCTGCTGCTGCTCGCCGACGCCCAGACGTCCGGGGGGCTGCTTGTCGCGGGGGAGGTTCCCGGCGCTCCGATCGTCGGCGAGCTGGTGCCCTTCGACGGTCTCGCCCTGCGACTGCGCTGA